Proteins encoded in a region of the Paenibacillus sp. E222 genome:
- the pyrE gene encoding orotate phosphoribosyltransferase yields MIELNEIPNHIASQLLKIKAVALRPQQPFTWTSGIKSPIYCDNRLTMSYPEIRNDIAEAFAAIIRDQYPDAEVIAGTATAGIPHAAWVAQKLNLPMAYIRDKAKGHGKENLIEGLITEGQKVVVIEDLISTGGSSIKAAEAVRVAGATPLAVLAIFSYQLDKGIKAFEEAGIPLQTLSNYTALMDVALAEGTIQESDFELLKSWREDPSSFGK; encoded by the coding sequence ATGATCGAACTTAATGAGATTCCTAACCATATTGCTTCCCAACTGTTGAAAATAAAAGCGGTGGCGCTGCGTCCGCAGCAGCCATTCACCTGGACATCCGGCATCAAATCACCAATCTATTGTGATAACCGTCTAACGATGTCTTATCCTGAGATTCGTAACGACATTGCTGAAGCTTTTGCAGCGATCATTCGTGATCAATACCCCGATGCAGAGGTCATCGCAGGTACTGCAACCGCAGGTATCCCGCATGCTGCCTGGGTGGCGCAAAAGCTGAATTTGCCGATGGCTTACATTCGTGATAAAGCCAAAGGACATGGCAAAGAGAACCTGATTGAAGGTCTGATTACCGAGGGGCAGAAGGTTGTTGTCATTGAAGACCTGATCTCAACAGGTGGCAGTTCAATCAAAGCCGCTGAAGCAGTACGCGTAGCCGGGGCGACTCCACTGGCAGTACTGGCGATTTTCAGTTATCAGCTGGACAAAGGCATTAAAGCTTTTGAAGAAGCGGGAATTCCATTGCAAACCCTGTCCAATTACACAGCTCTGATGGATGTGGCTTTGGCTGAGGGGACAATCCAGGAGAGTGATTTTGAACTGCTCAAATCCTGGCGTGAAGATCCTTCTTCATTTGGTAAATAA